Within Gavia stellata isolate bGavSte3 chromosome 12, bGavSte3.hap2, whole genome shotgun sequence, the genomic segment gGGCTCCATGCTTTGGTAAATTTGTGCCAATTGGACTGTGCCCAGAAGGGAGCAACAGGGAAGTCTAGGAAATATGATTTACAGAGAAGGCTTGCATAAACTGGAATTGTTTTGCCTGAAGAGAAAACTAAATGAAGGCATGTATTCTCAACTGCACTAGGGAAAGGGAATAATCTGTTCTCCTATGCCCATGACAAATAGGATAAGCAGTAGCAGGCTTACATGACATCAAAGAAGGCTGAGGATACACACTGGGGAAAATTTTCTCATAGTAAATATTGAGGAGCACAGGAGTAGATGGCTTCACCTTTTGTAGGACTCAGCATTGCAGTTTTTAAGGGCAGATTAGACAAAGCTGACAGTAGGTAGAACTTGTAAGTAGTTGATCTTGACTTGGTACAGAGGACAGGTGATTTCCAGTTCTGTAAAAACCAAATATTACCATTGCTAGAAAGCATTCAAAACGATCTAAATCCACTGAAAGAGATCACGTTAAGCCTTccacaaatgtaaaaataaccccaaatccTTAAGGTAAATAACTTgaatgtatgtacatatatattcaCAAGGTGAAAGAAGCTCATTTTAGAGATAGATTTGGATTACTTGAGCAGTTGTGTCTGACAAAGCTGTGTTCTACAAGTCCTTGAGCCTTTGCTGCTTGATGGGCTGAAATGGTCCTTCTCTGTTTGCACCTGGGGCAGTTCAGAATCTCTGCAATATCCACTGCTTCTACATCACCTAATAGTACTAAAGTTTGCTTTCAGATGGTTAGTTTTACCTTTTTACTTAGTTTTGTAAGAcaagagaagaggcagaaaggagaaaacatttttgctatGTCTCTTAATTCTCTTCTGTGCTTCTTCAGGCCCTTCTCCCCTCACCAGCAGCCCTAGTCATCCTCATATAGCTTTGTACTGGGATTGTCATGGCAAAAATTAACTCACAAGGGTGCTCCCTCTGGTGTTTTGGTCATGCAGTGGTAGGTATTATGGTGGTGTTGCTGTTTGCTCCATTTCCAGGAAGCTTCACGGGATGACTAAGCGGCTCCCCTGGAGTGCCTTCATGTTACGGAGAAGAAAGTAGTTATGGGTCTGTCCCCATTCCAGCCCCTGGTAGCCAGGTCCCTCCCTAAATCTCTGGCTTGTTCTTGCAATGGTCACAAACAAATGCctagggaaaagaaagaagagggcaGGCACATATATAGTGTTTCCCAAAGTACTCTCAGCCTCAAAGTACTTTTACTGTGGGGATTTTCTAAGGCAGATGCAGTTTCTGCATTCTTTAACTTGCCCAGGAAGCTTCTTACACGTACTTGCCCAGTCTCCTTTAGGCCTGTATGAATTTCTTGTGTCCATAACATCCTCTTGTTGGAGTTCCCAAGGCCCATTGCCTTCTGGTGGGCTTGAATCCTTTTCTACTATCTTTGTATCACTCCCCTTGCATTCATTTTTGGGAAGTGATGAGGAACAATCACTCCCTATTCATACTATTTGGGCCACTTGTGACTTTGTAGAAATTTGCTTATGGAACACAATCACCTCCTTCAGACCCACCCTGACTGTAGGCTTTCGTTAAACCTTTTCAAGCTTTCATAACGTTTGAGGCCAAAGTTGCATGTGAGCAAGCCATGGATTTGTACGGTCCTGGTACAAATCAATCCACTGAACAGCAGAGATCTGTGTGTGGCACCATGGTGGAGtctccctctgtgtcccccttTACTTAATGTAAGCTGATAGGAGGCAAAATATCCTGACAACAGCAGTGTCCAGGAAAGTGGATTGAGGAGTAGGATCTGTACTTCCAAAATCCTTTGCAGTGTGGTGGTCGTAATTCGAGGAACAGGCTGGTTACCTTGAGATCCTTCTGTTGGTGCTCTGATGTGGCAGCAGAGTGCTCCTCAGTCCAGCTGACCTGCACAACGCTTCTGGCACTTTGTAGTTAAGGCAACTCAGCGTGACAAGAAAACATTACTGCCCTTGAATTGAAGCATCTCTTATTCAGTTACCTAAACGACACTTTTCAGAAGGTGCTCTAGAACGGTGCTGCTTGCTTGCTCGCTCTCTCTGGACGTTCCTATCTCAAACTTTGGAATAAGTCAAGGAATGCTAAACCAGGCTGATCTCCTCTCCTTTCTATTATTTTTGCACCCAGTGGTCACCAGTGTGTTGACAAATCCTGGGGAAAGGTTTTCTCAGAAGGATGGGAATTAGAACTCGCGTAATTCCAAATACCTGTCTGTGTTTCTAATGGGCATGTAGACCCAATTTAAAAGTTCTTATTAATTGGAAACTTAGTGGTTGTTAATTATTAGCATCTCAGTtaaaagctgcagcagaagaattaatacattgttttatttttcagctatgGCAGCCATTCGAAAAAAGCTGGTTATAGTGGGTGATGGTGCCTGTGGAAAGACCTGTCTGCTGATTGTATTTAGCAAAGACCAGTTCCCTGAAGTGTATGTTCCCACCGTCTTTGAAAATTATGTAGCAGATATTGAAGTGGATGGAAAGCAGGTATGTCTATGCTTCTGTAATGGTCAAAATGAACTTTCATTTATTCCAAATAACATGGAGATCTCTACACTTCTTTAGTAAGTGGTTAGTACGCATGTTTAGTGCCTAtgttgtaaatatatttttaaatcttaagtgtgttcctgtggaaaaaatactgtCCTTGCTAGAACCTGCTCATATCCAATGTCTGTTTAAAAACCTATTCCTAACCTTACACAAGTTGAGAATCTAAAAACCGTATAGTTATTCCAAGTAAAATGTTGCGGTAGGTGGAAGGGGTTGGAGCAATTCAAAGACGTGCCAACATGCTGAGGACACTGGGCTGCTAGCCTTTGGAATTGCGTAGTGGAATCCCTGTTTTGACAGGGACCTGGTATTGTGATTAACAAAGAATAGTTCCTGGAGAGAGTCTTTTTTCACACCCACTCCTGGCAACGTGCAGGATCCTTTTCAGAACAGATGAATGGCAGGCTTCAAAGGGATTTGATTTTTGTAGTGTACATCAGCATCATCTGTCCTACTTGTCTGAAGAAATGCAATTCTTAGCAGCCAAGCATACCCACAGCTCACTGACCTTCATGTTTAGCTTGTACTTCAGTAAAttaatcattaaaatattttggtttcattttaaatattttgaaaattagttTTCACCTATGTGACCTCTGAGGCTTTTTGCTTGCCAAACACAAGGTAGTGTGTAGTGTGTAAAATTGTCACTTTCCAGGATACTTTGCAAGCACACAAAGCAGAAACTTTGCACCTTGAAAGCCCAActattttcaaaaccttttagGCAGCCATGGTGTATGTCTGTTTTGTTACTGTAACCACACAGAGCTGACCTCAGTGCCATGGGTCCTCATGTCAAGCATGTGGCAGGTTTTGATGCTGACAGTGCTGAGCTTCCCTGTCTCGCCCCTTGCTGCAACATGTGCCTTTGCTCCAGGTTCAGGTACAGTCAGAACATCTTTCAGTCAGTTTTGGTTCAGATACAGTGACAGATTCATTGAAACTGCTTCATTTCGGTCTTGATTTGAGCAGAAACGTTTTGAGCTAGTTTTGGGCTTTATGTTAAATCTTATTTCCTAATGTTACAGGCATGGTTCATTTGTAGTTTTAGTCATGATAGTTCATGCTATTTGAGTCTAAAAAGAGCTTTTCTGCCCCATGATATgaatgggtaaaaaaaaattcacttttaGACTAATATTAGAACATGTTTCCCCCCAGGTGACGGTTTCTGCAGTTTATATATTGTATCTTAGACTCTAAGGACtattgtttaaaatatgtatgATACTGATTTCTCTCTCTTATCACCTAGTCAAACTTCTCATTCCCTTCTGCCTGAATCTCTGCATCTCTAAATAGGTTGAACAGAGTCGTGCCCTATCAGCTGTATGCAGCCAGTAGCTGAATAAAAATTTCATAAGCAGCTTGAGGAGTGCATTTTCTGTTGTGGAAATGTCACTGGATTTTTTGTAACTAGATGACATACTTCATATAAGCACTTTGTCTTCTGATAACTTGATTACAGAAGTTTGTAGGAGAGCAGTGCTTAATACTGTTCAGTTTGACAGCCGCTTACATCTATCTTCCTAGAAGAGCATTACCAGAAATGTTCAGAAGCCATGTGAAGACAAAACAGCAATGGTACGAGATGTGGTTTTTTTAGGTAGAGCAAAGGAGCTGATCTCAGTGTCATGTGAAGGAACCCTCAACAGACATCTCTGTAAAAAATACGAATATTTGCCACAAAATTCACATTTGTAAATGCAAATGCAGAGGTGACTCTGAGAGGAATATTTCtgactgaaatacagaagaatttttttgtatatGCATGCAGTTAAGGCTTTGTATCTTCACGATTTAACTAGCTGCACTGCATGTTCAAGCTCACGTTTGGGTTCCAGTTCTGCCCATCTGTCTTTATGAGCTGCTGTGGACTTTTTCCCCCCGTAATTTTTGAATGTAAGAGCTTAAACAAGAAGGAGCCCACTCCATTGCAAAGGCAGATGAATCAGAGAATCTCAAGCAAGAGTATACCTTGAGCTTGATTCTAGTTTTTAAATTTCCTAGTTCAAACATTGGCTATTCCTTCTACAGTTATAAACAAATGCTATTGGGATGTTGTCCCCTAGCTCCACCATAAGTAGAAATATTGAGAACATTAGCTACTTTACTCAGTTCTTGGTAAAAAGAAGCTTTACACACAATCAGCtatatttcaaagcaaattgCAAGAGTGAATTTCTGCTGTGATGGAATTTTAATGAATTTGTGCACAAGTACAATCTTCACATTTCTTAGTCACTACAGGTTCCAGCTGTAAATGTATTGAAAATGTGCATAATCCTAAAAGCATTTAGGATATACTTAGAGTCCACTTTCACTGAAAACTGGTATTTCTGGGACGCTTATCAGAGAGATTCCCAGCCCTTTGGAGCAGATTCCCTTCGATTCTTCTGTCTCGCTTTTCTGGGTAGCTTTTACGTCTCTTCAGACAATCGACACTGGCCATGGATATAAACAAAAGTCTCATAAGAGGCACTAAATTGAATTTTGGAGTTATGGAATGTAAAATTTCTCATAGCTTTCCTGTCAAAGCAGTTTTTCTTGTAGTCGTCTCCTTTTGAGTGGTGTTAACTGAAATGTTCTATCCAATTCTCCTTAGTTACTAGCTTCTGAATCACAACTTCCCTGGTGACCTGGCTAACTGCCTTGATCTTTCTTTTGCAGGTTGAGTTGGCTTTGTGGGATACAGCAGGACAAGAAGACTATGATCGACTTAGACCGCTTTCTTATCCGGATACTGATGTTATACTTATGTGTTTTTCAATTGATAGTCCTGATAGTTTAGGTAAGTAGATCACTAATTGAATCAGAACTatgcctctgtgctgctgtattCCCCTTGGAAATTGtgctgtaaaatatattttcgTGTGCTGTAATGATTGAGAGCATTCCTAGTTTCAAAATTCATACTGGTTTGAATGTAGAGTTTTCAGACGTTAAGGTCTTAAAGGAACCTGTATTCTTCAACAATGGTGAGTGGCATTTTGTAAGCCTCAGCAGCACGCTGTATTTACGCAGGGCTCTGCTGCATAATTTGAGCAACGCTTAGCAGGGAGGCAGCTCCCTGGCCTAGATGAGCACCCCCAACGCAGCAACGTTGTCTGGTGGGCCAAGGCAGTGTGCTGGTGTGCTTGTCCCTTGGGAGGTGCTGCCGCGGTGACCCCAAGCAAGCAGGATGGTTGTAGCTGCAACTTTGCTGTGTCTGGGAGCCCTGTGAGTGCATAAGGTGTCCACTGAGTGGCATGGCCTGCCcaaggtttggttttattttactttttttttaatttctccttgaAAATTGCAGGTTCTTATACACTCGAGACCACACTATATCCAGGAAAATAGAGTAACTTCCTTTCTATGTAAATGTGAAAGCTAGCTTTCACTAGCTTGTTCATCCCTTCCACCATCCTCACCCCCTCCTTTTATTCAAGAGAGATCAGCTTGAAACATTCTGAGTTATTAATCCCAAATAGCCTGGGGTTTTTTGCTCTCTGCTTGGTGGGTGAAAAACATGAGCTAGAACCACACTGGAGGGGGGCTTGCACTGAGAGGGCTGTCGCTCTCTCACTGGTGGAAATGATCAGAGGCTGGAGATTTATACTCTCCTAGTCTGCTTTCCTGTGACTGACATCTGCTTGTgatggagaaaagagaagagagttGCCTGACTTATGATTTCTGAGCTCCAAAAACATACGTTTCAAAAATCTGCGTATTAGATAGGCACCTCTTCTGTGTGGAGTCCAAGACTGAAATCTTCACTGGTCAGTTTATAAATCTGATGTGTAGGTATCGATCTTACAAAGacatttttgaagagggtaaGGTGCAGGAGGTAGAGATACTCTTATTTCTAAGACTCAATGTCTCTAGAACTTTGATTTCTGTCCTTTTAAAATGGTAATTACTCCATCCATCCAGTGTAGTCTCCTAAACAAATTCATTGTGGTAGCACTTTCTAAAACAAGTGAATTTCTGTAAAAATTCCCTTATCTACTCTCACCAGTGGGATTTGTTCACCAGTGGCTATTTGCGCAGTTTCTTATTAGAATGCAGATAATGTTAAGGTAGGTCTTTAGGCATATcgattctgtgtgtgtgtatgtgtgtgtgtgtaggacCAGCTGTACTCTGAAAAGAACCTTCTGTACAGTGACTGACTGGTACTTGTTTCTAACTGATCAAAATTATGTCCATGCACTGGGCAGCGCCTAGCCAGGAAAAGTGAGAGACCCTTCTGCTTTGTCTATTAATGATAGGtgtcaaattattttaactggTGCTCATAAATGGGATACTAGTTCTCCCTTAAATGTATTAAACCACTGAATCCTTTGGAGTTTTCTACTGCCAGGGTGATCACAATCACTGTAAGCTGTCCTTAGAGAGGCTTTTTTACTACACCTCTGATCTATCTTATGGTTGAACCCTGCCTTCCCAGAGTTGTGTCTTAGGAAGAAACAAGAATGAGACAAAAAGCATCCAGGAAACACAGAAACGCAGTTAATGGAAGGATTAGTCCTGAATGCAGCTACCACAATGGTTGAAAAATACCATTCCTGCCACAGTTCACAGAAGGTTTGAGTAAATGAGCAAACAAAATATTCCTTAAGATGTTACAGTGGTGTTAGGAGCCTGACTGGGGTAATGTTTGATAGCTGCTGAGTCTCATTTCTTGCCTTGCCTCCAAAGGGTAGCAGCCGTTGAACGGGCAGTTGGGTGTGAAAGTGTCCTTTTAGAAAAATCAATGCTAGCTTGATATCTGGGAAATCCTGATCTCTCTCTTCATCACTTCCACTTGATCCTGTGTTTAGAGACATCTTTAATTGTCTTAGTCTCCCTCCAAAACTTTTTGAGGTTTAGTTGGCAGCGGTGCTGTGGACATGCCTGTTGCGGCTGTAAACAGCTACGTACAAGGTTTGAGCTGTGCTCACTTCTACTGCACGTGCTACTGCCCTGGCAGCTGGAGAGCTAACAGACCTCACCTCCCTGGAAACAAGATGGGTTACTGAACCctggaggcaggggaaggagaggggttTGATTAAGTCAAGTCTGATCTTcgctatttttttctccctctcctcccttcctgcGCGCCAGTATCAGGGCGCCTGTGTCCCTGGGAGCAGTGGAGGGTGCAGTGAACTGACAGACAGTTCTTCAGGTGTGCAGTGTCTAGAGACCGGCACCCCCAGAGCACTCCAGGTGCAGCTGCAGAATTGCTGTTTTGGCTGTAGTGCAAAAACTGGCTTCAAAATGCTTGTCTAAGTTGTTCTTTCAAGCAAGAAAACAATGCCATCATAGTTAGTGTCTCTTCAAAAGCCGAATAGAATTTTGTGAAGATAAAAAGTGGTTATGTAGCCTGCAGGTACATCCACTGGTGAATCTCAGATGTCTGAGAGCTtgtgaaagcaaagctgaacGTTTTGGGCTGTTCAGCACTTCCTGCTATGTAGAATTTATCAaggttttgctttcaaaagccCTTAagtcttccatttgcagctccattttaaaaaaaaaagtcacgtAGGGAAGTTATGTTAGGAGGAAAAAGTTTCTTGTATATGAACGCAAATTCATTTGCTGCAGATAGGAGAAATGGCAAATCTGCAAATTACTTACACAAAGTCTTTGTTTCCGTGCATTTGTAATTAGTGTATAGAACAACATTTCTGCTACAGTTAATGGGAGAGTTCGGAGTAGTTGTTTGATGTTGCTTTTTATAAGGAAGAAGTGATGTAAAAATTTAGCTTCAGGGCTGTGCCCATCTTTAGCTTCTGgagataaataaaatgtttctcttgAAGCAAAATATTCCATAGTGCTCTACTTCAGAATTCTGCACGCTGTTCTTTGAAGTACCTTATGCTAACCCTTGTCAAGTAGCTACTGAGAAATGTAGAGAAAGCAAGAGTTTAGGTGTTCCTCAGCCTTAAAATTACCATAGACAGGCTTGTCTTTTTTGGTAATACCAGAACAGGTCTATTTGCTTCCCAAATTAAGAGTAGAAAAAAGGGCATCAGTTTGGATTAGCAAGCTAAAACCACTCAGGCAGCAGGtaaagacttgaaaaaaaaactCCCCAGAAGTGGGTTTTAATAGTCatacttctatttatttttttcagaaaacatccCAGAGAAGTGGACCCCAGAGGTGAAGCATTTCTGCCCCAACGTGCCTATCATCTTGGTAGGAAACAAGAAGGACCTGAGGAATGACGAGCACACAAGACGAGAGCTGGCCAAAATGAAGCAGGCAGGTTCCTTTTTGATAGTCTTACGATAAATGAAGAAAGTGTGTAGTGGTTGTACCAAAAGCATTAAATAGGCATCTGCAGCTTGCTGCCAGCTTCCTATGGGCTGCATAATGAATGCTTATCCATGACAGAAACCAGAAAGTATATATTACCTTTAAttgagtgtttcttttttcatatttggagatttaatttttagaaaaaggcATTCTCAACAATGAAAATGGCTATATTGGGTTACTAACAGTCAGCTGCTCTCCCTGCTAGAGAGCTGGATCGCTAAGGTAGAAAGGAATTAATTAAGAGACATCAACACATGAAGTGCATGCACACTCAagttgttctttattttatatattcagGATGTGAAAGGAAAGAGTTTTATTGGTAGGTGTTTTGAGGTGATAACCACAGGTGCTGCAGCTCATTCTTGAGCCTACCACTAGGTTTCATTTTCAGATTGAGTCTGAAACCCCCAGCTTGGGTATGGGACTGCAGATACTCTGCTCTGTCCTGGAATTTTTGCTCGTGTTGcataatatttgtttttatacaAAGACTGAGGCATTAATTTTGGGATTTGTTCATAGGCTTTTGTTGCATAAATGTTTCTTCCGAAATAAGCAATCTTCTGCTCAAGTTTTAAAGGGTCTTGCGGCTTTCAAGTTCAGAGGTGTTAGAAAACCAATCGTGTCCTCAAGTGTTGGCGCAGAATGCAAATACACACCCCGCCTGTGTAATCCAGGCTGAGATGCATCCTGCATcttgaaaaaataagcaaattttattttaaatctgccTTTATTATTTAAAGGATCACTCTCAGGGGAGCAGTTAATTATTAACTAACCAGTTATTTATGTGCATTTAATCCAGAAATTCCTTTGCCTTTGTTGGGAAGCTGGGTGGGAAAGGGAGGACTGGTACGTGTCGGTGTGGGTTTGGATTGTTCTTACCTGTTGCTTCTGTGCTGTTTCAGGAGCCTGTCAAACCCGAAGAAGGAAGAGATATGGCAAACCGCATTGGTGCATTTGGGTATATGGAGTGTTCGGCAAAGACCAAAGACGGTGTGAGGGAGGTTTTTGAAATGGCCACTAGAGCTGCTTTGCAAGCCCGGCGTGGCAAGAAAAAGTCCGGGTGCCTTCTCTTATAAAGTGTGGCCAGAGGAAGATGGCCAAAGCAGCACCCTGCACTTGAGTAATTTTGAAGTGCTGTTTATTAATCTTAGTGTATGATTACTGGCCTTTTTCATTATCTATAATTTACTTAAGAGATTTAAAAATCGAGTCATCTTGCTACCAGTATTTAGAAGCCAACCATGATTTTTATAACAATCTGCATCAAATTCATCTGTGCACCCAAGGTTAACCTCAACATTCCTCTAACAAACCTTTTCTGCACTCACAGGATATGCCAGGCGCTAATTGAAGACaattctctatcttctttcttctctctagaaagagaaaaagctatCAACACAGAGGATTGGTCTGTAACTACTTTATAACTAACGCCCTATTCTAATTGAGTACAACAGTTATATGGCTGTATGTGGAATCAAGTGTAGCTTCAGTGCTATCACATTTAGGAAGATCTGATTTTCATGGCTCAGTGTGTAAAACATTAGTTTGAAAATGTGATCACTCTGAAATGACCAAGTCCCATTCAGCTAAGGAAGAGTGAGGGTTCTGTGGTTTCATGTTAGTTACCTTTTAGTTACTGTGTAATTAGTGCCAGTTTAAATGTATGTTAccaaaaataaatctatttacCCCAGCTTAGATGTAGTATTTTTTGTATAATTGGATTTCCTAATACTGTTACTTGTAACCTCTGCGTTAAggtgttctgggttttttaagaaactgtatttgaaaataaagtccGATGGAAAGCAGCTGATCCTCTTCCCCTGTTCATTTGTAAGAGTCTGACCCATTTGAATGATTTGAGTGGTCTGCACACCCAGGAGGAATTTTTTCCATGACGTGCCGTAGGGATGAGAAAAGACAGCCTGCTCACACTCAAAGCTTCTGAACTGTTCAGTTGCCTTAAGTTCATTGCTGGACCCAgtttcaaaactaaaaagaaaaaaaagaaactttttgtGTAAGTTTGGTTACCATGTAGTGATCAGACTCCTAACCTGTGAACTTCTTGCTGTTCTGCAGCCAACTAAactctttctgtattttcatttttccaacaACTAATAGAATAAAGGCAGTTTTCTAAGCTCCCTGTATCCTGGTGTCTGTATTCCTCACTCTGGGGTTTTGGCCCAGCGTCTGACAGCCTAAAtcagaaatgccattttttgATACAGCTGTGATAGCATTTGCTGAGCAGTTGCAAGtgctttaatatttatttttgtctcccAGCAAATGATACCCATCCGCTGCTCGCAGTGGTTTCCGAACGCTGCAGCAGAACAGAGGTGTAATCCCTCGCCCTGCCTGGCCACTGCGGGGAGTGGCAAAGCTTCCCAGGAGCTTCTTTTGATACTCAAACTAGATTGAGAGTACATCAGTTGAGTTGAATTTGTTGGTCTTGAGTATGGGAATAGATGAGCAGGAGGAGGCTACGTAGGAGGGGAGTgtaggaagaagggaggagaagaCAGCAGTGTTGCTGTAGAAGCATGCGATGGTATGCAGCACGCTGGTCCGCGCTGTCGTATACCCCAGTGCTGCAGTGCAGCACGCGTGAGATGTCGCACATGGCAGCACGTTTGCCATGTAACCTGCCATTTTCACAAGGGATGCCTTCAAGCGCTGCAGCAAGGGATGGGCTCGAGGTATGGGCCATTGTGCTGCACCCATGCTGGAGAGCAGATTGTGCTTCTCCTGGATGAGAAATGATATGGAACAGCAGTGTGCATCTCCACGCTTGCACTGGTAtttacagcagctgctgttgagCTGACAGCCTCtgcccgtggggctgggcaggagggagtCCAGTTGCTGATGACAATCCATGCAAGTGAGCACCTAGCTGCATCCAAGTTAGGTCCTAAAAAATGCcaatgtagcttttttttttttttcttcttttgataaCATTCCTCATTGTTTTTCCtgtaacaaaggaaaaaaagacctgGCCGTGGGAGTGCCCTGTACCTCTGGTCCTTGtcctccctctgcagccacagGCACCCCAGCATGAAGCATCTGGCCAGCCCGGCAGTGgcacccgccccccccctcccctttccctccttcctctcctgggTGCCCATTCTCCACCCGCACGGGGGGTGATGGGGTTGAACAGAGCAGGAAgttcccagctgcagctgcgGGGCTGCCTGTGAGGATTTCATTCTCTGCCCTGTTAACAAGCTTGCTCACTCCTCCGCAGTTcccttttttgggtttttttgttattgggCAGTTTGGGGGGCTGTTGCAGTTGAGTAAAACTGgggtttttctgtcttgcagagctgctgggttGCAGTTCCCTATGGTCACTGTTACAGAGCAGCTCTTCAGCCACAGGACTTTTGAGTAAGGTCTGCATGTTCTTCAGACCCAGCTCGTGGGTTGTCTATCTGCTGGTGCACTTCCACCCAGAAGTGATTGCTATCCCAGTTTTAATCTCCGCTCTTGTTAACCTACAGCACCACCTCCCCATCTCCTCTGTCTTGTCCACCTGCTGGCATTGGGTTTCCAGGCCTGGCCTGCATTTCTCCTAAATTCAGAGATGTTGGTAAGTCAGTGTCTCCCATTTACGTGACCAGAAGCTCCAGCTCCCTCTCCTTGTCCCTTGCACCACTGGCATCAGAGCAGAAGCCTGCTTAGGAGCACGTGGTTATTATCAGTCCTTCTCAGCCTTCCTGcttgccagggctggcagcctgGATCCCTTTGGGTTCCAGTCACATCTGTCACCTCTGGAGGCCACCTTTGTTCTGGACGAAACTGAGGacacagccagccagccagcccagACCCGGGAAATGAGAGCTCAGCACTCAGGGAGAGCTATCCAGCCATGCAAGGAGTTGTGAAAGGGGcaggggaaaagctgggagctgAGTGCCAGCCCCCTGGCCAGGGGAAGGAGTTTGGTACCAGGAGTGGGGAGAAGACAtaagcagcaggcaggaaggtgTGTTTTGCAACCTTCATGATTACTCACTGCTGTTGTTAAACAGCGATCTTCTGACCTCGTAGGACAACCGTCCCTTGTCACACATCTCAAAAGGGGGCCCTTGAGCCCATCTAGTCCCTTGGGAGCTCCTCGCACTCCTCTGGATCCAAGTTCAGCTGGCTCCACAGAATGTGTCCAGGCACAGGGCGTAGCTCCAAGCCAACAAGGAAGTTCAACTCACTTGGTTTCCTTAAAACTCATTTGTCAAGGAAGGGAAAGCCCTAATCTGCTCTTGTCTGAAAAGGGCAGGGCCCCAAAAGTAAACCCCCTACCTCAGATGAAATCCCCAGGTGCAGCCTGAGGAATGAAGGTGCCAACCTGAGCAAGCGTCAAAAGCGGCAGCCGAGAGATGCCTCTGTGGCACTGCCCTAGAGGTCACCCCTGAAGAGTCATTCCTCTTCAAACCACCATGGTTCCCCGTGCCCAAGGGGCAGGTGAGGAGTCTGCATGGACGGTAACCGTCAATTTACTCAAGAGCAAACGTGGGGTACGTGCATCTGCTCGTCCCGCCAGCTGTTTCCCGGCTGCTCTGATCTCAGGACACTTGTCATGGCTCCTGCTATCAGTGCTGCAACACACTACAAAAACTGCAGGTCCCCA encodes:
- the RHOA gene encoding transforming protein RhoA, encoding MAAIRKKLVIVGDGACGKTCLLIVFSKDQFPEVYVPTVFENYVADIEVDGKQVELALWDTAGQEDYDRLRPLSYPDTDVILMCFSIDSPDSLENIPEKWTPEVKHFCPNVPIILVGNKKDLRNDEHTRRELAKMKQEPVKPEEGRDMANRIGAFGYMECSAKTKDGVREVFEMATRAALQARRGKKKSGCLLL